The genomic DNA GCCGCCACCTCGGCGACCCGTCGCACGTCCCGGCCGAGGCCGATCACTGTGAGGTCGACCACGGTACGAACACCGCGCTCGTGCAGCGAAGAGAGGGTCTGCACGGCGCGTTCGATGCACGCCTGCTCATCCCATTCCGGATGAGGCATATTGACGTCGAGCTCAGGGTCGGTGACGAAGACGTGCTCGTGGATCAGGGTGATCCCGAGCTCGTCGCCGTCGACCGGACCCGAGAACGTCGGAACCGAACGCGCCATGCAGTCAGCTCACTTCGAGGTCGAGCGGATGGCCTCGTACACCGCGAGCGAGTCGCCCGTGAACGTGCTGGAGAGGTACTCCTCCGCCTTCTCGCTGAAGGCGTCGCGGTCGACGTCCTCGATGACCTCCCACTCGCCGCCGCTGCGCCACTCCTCGAGCACCGCTTCCTCTTCTTCGATGACACACGCGGTGACCTCGGTGACGGCCTCCTCCGTCGCGGCGGTCAGGGTCTCCTGCTGCTCGTCACTGAGCTCGTTCCAGATCGGGCCCATGATGACGAGGTTGGTGTTCAGTTGGTGCGAGCTCAGGCTGACGTAGTCCTGCACCTCTTTGAGGTTCGAGGCCACGATGTTGGTGATCGGGTTCTCCTGACCGTCGACCGTGCCCTGCTGCAGGGCGAGGTAGAGCTCCTCGTATGCGACCTCGGTCGCGGTCGCGCCGAGGGCCTTGGCGTTCATGAGGAACTGCGGGGATCCGGGGAAGCGCATGCGCAGTCCCTCGAGATCCTCCGGCGTGCGGATGGCGGTGTTCGCGGTGAACTGGCGGGCCCCGGCCGACCAGGCACCGAGGGTGTGCACGCCGGACTCCTCTTCGAACGCCTCGGTGACCGTGTCTGAGGCATCGCTGGCCATGAAGGCTGCGAGGTGATCGGCGTCGTCGAACGCATAGGCCGCATCGAGCACGCTGATCGGCTCGTAGACGGCACCGAGCGCGGACGCGCCCTGGATGTCGATGTCGATGTCGCCCGAGGCGACGGAAGCGATGCGATCGGCGTCGCCTCCGAGCTGACTGGACGGGAAGATCTCGATCTCCAGTCCGACATCGGCGGCGGCGACCTCGTCGGCGATCACCTGCGCACCGCAGCGGTGCTGCGG from Microbacterium profundi includes the following:
- a CDS encoding DctP family TRAP transporter solute-binding subunit gives rise to the protein MNARRTRRTMWIALAAAPAMMLVACSGAGGDATTGDSGDAGATQKLTLAHSYNEDQPQHRCGAQVIADEVAAADVGLEIEIFPSSQLGGDADRIASVASGDIDIDIQGASALGAVYEPISVLDAAYAFDDADHLAAFMASDASDTVTEAFEEESGVHTLGAWSAGARQFTANTAIRTPEDLEGLRMRFPGSPQFLMNAKALGATATEVAYEELYLALQQGTVDGQENPITNIVASNLKEVQDYVSLSSHQLNTNLVIMGPIWNELSDEQQETLTAATEEAVTEVTACVIEEEEAVLEEWRSGGEWEVIEDVDRDAFSEKAEEYLSSTFTGDSLAVYEAIRSTSK